The following nucleotide sequence is from Verrucomicrobiota bacterium.
TGGTGAACGTTTCGGCTGAATCGTCAGCCCTTTCAGAGATGGCGGTCTTTTGGTATTTGAGGGGATCTACTGAGGGAGTGTCCTTTGATTTAATTCCTGTGGGAATTATTTCGTAAAGGGCGGTGACGGTGTGGTCGGCACCGATTTCCCCGGCGTCTTTGGTGTCATCGTTAAAATCTTCCTTCGCAAGAATACGGTTTTCGTAGCCGATGAGGCGGTACTGAGCGACCTTGGCAGGGTTGAACTCCACCTGAATCTTCACGTCCTTGGCAATGGCGTATAATGTTCCGAGCATGTCGTCGACAAACACCTTGCGAGCTTCCTTGAAAGAATCGACGTAACCATAGTTTCCATTACCCTTGTTGGACAGTTCTTCCATGGAGGCGTCCTGATAGTTGCCCATGCCGAATCCGAGGACGGAGAAGAATACACCGGTTTTGGCTTTCTCCTCAATCATTCGGGTGAGGCTGCCACGGTCACTGGTGCCTACGTTGAAGTCTCCATCGGTGCAAAGAATTACGCGGTTGATGCCATCCTTCACGAAATGTTTTTGTGCCACTGAGTAGGCGAGCTCAATACCGGCTCCTCCGTTGGTGGAACCACCGGACTTCAGGTTACTGATCGCGTGCTGAATCGTTTCCTTGTTGTTGGCGGTAGTGGAGGGAAGTGCCAGGCCAGAGGCTCCTGCATAAACAACGACAGCAATGCTATCCCGCGCTTCCATCTGATCGACCAAGAGATTCAAAGAACGTTGGACGAGAGGAAGTTTGTTCTGATCGCTCATAGAGCCAGATACATCGATCAGGAAAACCAGATTGGCATCCGGACGTTCGGACAATTCGACCTTCTTGCCTTGCAGACCAATACGAACGAGGCGGTGCTGGGAATTCCAGGGTGCGTTTGCTGCATCTACATGCAACGCAAACGGTGTTTCGTTCTTCGGCCCATCATAATTGTAGGAGAAATAATTAATCATTTCCTCAATCCGAACGGCATCCGCCGGTGGAAGTTGACCGCCGTTCAGGTAGCGCCGGGTGTTCGCATACGATGCGGTATCAACATCAATAGAGAATGTGGACAAAGCATGGTCCTTGGGACTTTTGAACGCATTCTCGACAATGCGATCGTAGGCTTCGCGGTTCCAGGGTTCTTGCCTTGGAACAACAGGTTTTTGAGGGGCTTCGTAGGAAGCTTGAATCCTTAGTGAAGGTTCCGGATTTTGCAAAGCCTCAGTGCGAATAGCTAGCTTGTCTACGACAAGTTCTTTGTTGTTCCATTGATCGGGTTCCTTTCCGATGATACTCCATGTGGTTGTATCAGCGGTAGAATTTGGGAGATTGCCTTGGGCATCTTTTGGTTCTGTTGATCCCCGGAAATATTGTAACGCTGCAGCGTCTGTTGCCCCAGTATCTTCTAGGAATTCCTGAGTAAAAACCTGAATTGTCCCAACAGGATCTTTTAGATTCGTATTAATTCGAGTTCCGGCCAGGGTGGAGCTGGCTTGATAATTTAGGGAATCTTCCTCCTCCACGACGAAAGGAGATAGTTCGAATATATCGTCCTCAGGATTTCCGGATGCTCGACCCAAGCCGCGACTTGTCTCCGATTCTTTTGGTTCAAACTTGAGTTCTGATACTTCCTCTTGACGTGTTCTCTGTGTGTCGGAATTACGATTGGAAGGAGTAACCCCATCAATTGATTTCTGAGGAACCTGGCTCCTGGCTGCTATGGACGGAGGTGGGGGTGCTACAGCCAATTCATTCTGGAATTCCGGCGTGTTCGATTTTTCCAATACTTTAAAGGACGCGATTCCCACCAACCCCAGCACCATGCACGCTGCGACGGCATTGATCCACATAGGAAACTTAAGAACTTTTTGCTGCTGAGGCTCTATCGCTTTGCGGACCCGTTCTTTTTGTTCTTCAGTGAGGGCGTCCTTTTCGTCTTGTGCGTTGAGCTCTGACTTCAGGGTGCTGGCGAAGGATTGAATCGCTTCGAACTCCTCAACGGCTTCCGGGTTGATGGATTGGGGTTCTTGCTCACCCAGGGCTTTGGCGGTGAATCGTGGGTCGTTTGGATCTAAATGTTTCATATTAGTTTCCTCCAATGTTGGCGGTTTCGAGGGCGTGCCACTCTTGTTTGAGGGAGCGGATGGCTTGGTGCAGGATGAATCCGACATTACTAACCGTGAGGCCGGTTACTTCGCTGATTTCCTGATAGCTGAAGTCCTGCTGAAATTTGAGAAGGACAAGTTCGCGTTGGCGGTTGGGTAGGGTGTTAACCAGTTCAAACAGCGAGCTAATGGTTTCCCGTTT
It contains:
- a CDS encoding VWA domain-containing protein, whose translation is MKHLDPNDPRFTAKALGEQEPQSINPEAVEEFEAIQSFASTLKSELNAQDEKDALTEEQKERVRKAIEPQQQKVLKFPMWINAVAACMVLGLVGIASFKVLEKSNTPEFQNELAVAPPPPSIAARSQVPQKSIDGVTPSNRNSDTQRTRQEEVSELKFEPKESETSRGLGRASGNPEDDIFELSPFVVEEEDSLNYQASSTLAGTRINTNLKDPVGTIQVFTQEFLEDTGATDAAALQYFRGSTEPKDAQGNLPNSTADTTTWSIIGKEPDQWNNKELVVDKLAIRTEALQNPEPSLRIQASYEAPQKPVVPRQEPWNREAYDRIVENAFKSPKDHALSTFSIDVDTASYANTRRYLNGGQLPPADAVRIEEMINYFSYNYDGPKNETPFALHVDAANAPWNSQHRLVRIGLQGKKVELSERPDANLVFLIDVSGSMSDQNKLPLVQRSLNLLVDQMEARDSIAVVVYAGASGLALPSTTANNKETIQHAISNLKSGGSTNGGAGIELAYSVAQKHFVKDGINRVILCTDGDFNVGTSDRGSLTRMIEEKAKTGVFFSVLGFGMGNYQDASMEELSNKGNGNYGYVDSFKEARKVFVDDMLGTLYAIAKDVKIQVEFNPAKVAQYRLIGYENRILAKEDFNDDTKDAGEIGADHTVTALYEIIPTGIKSKDTPSVDPLKYQKTAISERADDSAETFTIKLRYKQPDEDVSQLIEQVFVDSGSEIEAANDDYRFATAVASFGMLLRNSEFTENLTLKDVLDLASKAKGKDSGGLRSEFIELVEKAITLTPDKE